Proteins encoded by one window of Clostridia bacterium:
- a CDS encoding RimK family alpha-L-glutamate ligase — MHGCIVYNHSLKSDSYLENIQLFSNQTGLPAISNQEMMFNCFNIPLSPTFDFCIFLDKDITLARILEKNRTRVYNTSKAIEICDNKAYTHVEIEKFIQTPETFIAPLTYFNHEAVASLPYPFVLKECYGSWGAQVHLIKNDNMYHETLKKIGNKPFLIQEYIEANGTDYRLYTIGGKVVSAMQRKNDHDFRANCELGGVASKITPDSDMIQMAEKASEILQLDFGGIDLMRDKEGKLYFVEANSSAQIVQLQKTTGINIPEQIMHHIKKDLDF; from the coding sequence ATGCATGGATGTATTGTGTATAACCACAGTTTAAAAAGCGACTCTTATCTGGAAAATATTCAGCTTTTTTCAAATCAGACAGGTCTTCCTGCTATTTCCAATCAGGAAATGATGTTTAACTGTTTTAACATCCCTCTATCTCCCACTTTTGATTTCTGCATTTTTCTGGATAAAGATATTACGCTTGCCCGTATTCTGGAAAAAAACAGAACCCGTGTCTATAATACAAGCAAAGCAATCGAAATATGTGATAATAAGGCTTATACGCATGTTGAAATAGAAAAATTTATCCAAACTCCTGAAACATTTATTGCGCCACTCACTTATTTTAATCATGAAGCCGTCGCCTCTCTCCCCTATCCTTTTGTTTTAAAAGAATGTTACGGCTCTTGGGGTGCACAAGTACACCTGATAAAAAACGATAACATGTATCATGAAACATTGAAAAAAATCGGAAACAAACCGTTTTTAATCCAGGAATACATAGAGGCAAACGGCACAGATTACCGTCTGTATACAATAGGCGGAAAAGTAGTGAGCGCAATGCAACGCAAAAATGATCACGATTTCCGTGCAAACTGTGAATTAGGTGGTGTTGCATCCAAAATCACACCTGATAGTGATATGATTCAGATGGCAGAAAAAGCATCCGAAATTCTACAGTTGGACTTTGGTGGTATTGATTTGATGCGTGATAAAGAAGGCAAATTATACTTTGTCGAAGCAAATTCCTCAGCGCAGATCGTACAGCTTCAAAAAACAACAGGTATAAATATTCCCGAACAAATTATGCACCATATAAAAAAAGACCTTGACTTTTAA